The following proteins are co-located in the Vigna unguiculata cultivar IT97K-499-35 chromosome 9, ASM411807v1, whole genome shotgun sequence genome:
- the LOC114162721 gene encoding probable glucan 1,3-alpha-glucosidase: protein MRIKTLRFLFLLFLCSHLTCVLSWKKEEFRTCHQTPFCKRARSRIPGSSSLIATDVTISDGDLTAKLTPKSEPQAKPLILTLSVHQHGILRLKIDEDPSLSPPKKRFEVPDVVVPEFTSSKLWLPRLSEEDNGLASSVYLSDGHSAVIRHDPFELFVRDDNSGERVISLNSHGLFDFEQLKAKSEDDNWEETFRSHTDRRPYGPQSISFDVSFYGADFVYGIPERATTLALRPTRGPNVEESEPYRLFNLDVFEYIHDSPFGLYGSIPFMVSHGKTRGSSGFFWLNAAEMQIDVLAPGWEAESAGSHIALPSHRIDTLWMSEAGVVDTFFFIGPSPKDVLQQYTAVTGTPAMPQMFSIAYHQCRWNYRDEEDVEHVDSKFDELDIPYDVLWLDIEHTNGKRYFTWDRTLFPHPEEMQKKLADKGRHMVTIVDPHIKRDDDFYLHKEASKKGYYVKDSSGKDFDGWCWPGSSSYPDTLNPEIRSWWADKFSYQNYVGSTPSLYIWNDMNEPSVFNGPEVTMPRDALHYGGVEHRELHNAYGYYFHMATADGLVKRGDGNDRPFVLSRALFAGSQRYGAVWTGDNTAEWDHLRVSIPMILTLGLTGMSFSGADVGGFFGNPEPELLVRWYQLGAYYPFFRAHAHHDTKRREPWLFGERNTELIKDAIHVRYALLPYFYTLFREANTTGVPVVRPLWMEFPSDEATFSNDEAFMVGSSLLVQGIYTERAKHASVYLPGKESWYDLRTGTVYKGGVTHKLQVTEESIPAFQRAGTIVARKDRFRRSSTQMANDPYTLVIALNSSQSAEGELYIDDGSSFKFLQGAYIHRRFIFSNGKLTSIDLAPASGSNKRYSSDAFIERIILLGQASGSKNALIEPSNQKIDIELGPLWFLRARAPAVVTVRQPNVRVAEDWTITVI, encoded by the exons ATGAGGATCAAAACGCTGCGTTTCCTCTTTCTCCTCTTTCTCTGCTCCCACCTAACCTGCGTTCTCTCATGGAAGAAAGAGGAATTCCGAACCTGCCACCAAACCCCATTCTGCAAGCGAGCTCGATCCCGCATCCCCGGCTCCTCCTCCCTCATCGCCACCGATGTCACCATCTCCGACGGTGACCTCACCGCCAAACTCACCCCCAAATCCGAACCCCAAGCCAAACCCTTGATCCTCACTCTCTCCGTTCACCAACACGGCATCCTCCGTCTCAAGATCGATGAAGACCCCTCCCTCTCCCCTCCCAAGAAACGCTTCGAGGTCCCCGACGTTGTCGTTCCGGAATTCACCTCCTCCAAGCTCTGGCTTCCGCGCCTTTCGGAGGAAGATAACGGCCTCGCCTCCTCCGTATACCTCTCCGACGGCCACTCCGCCGTCATCCGACACGACCCTTTCGAACTCTTCGTCCGCGACGATAACTCCGGCGAACGTGTCATCTCCCTCAACTCCCACGGTCTCTTCGACTTCGAGCAGCTGAAAGCAAAATCCGAAGACGACAATTGGGAAGAAACTTTCCGCTCCCACACCGACCGTAGACCCTACGGTCCCCAATCAATCTCCTTCGACGTATCTTTCTACGGCGCCGATTTCGTATATGGCATCCCTGAACGCGCCACCACTCTCGCCCTAAGGCCCACCAGAGGCCCAAACGTTGAAGAATCGGAACCCTACCGTCTCTTCAACCTCGATGTCTTCGAGTACATCCACGATTCTCCTTTCGGCCTCTACGGTTCAATCCCCTTCATGGTTTCTCACGGAAAAACCAGGGGTAGTTCTGGGTTTTTCTGGCTCAACGCTGCGGAGATGCAAATCGACGTTCTTGCCCCTGGCTGGGAAGCCGAGTCTGCAGGGTCTCATATCGCGCTTCCTTCTCACAGAATTGACACGTTGTGGATGAGTGAAGCTGGTGTTGTGGATACCTTTTTTTTCATTGGTCCAAGCCCTAAGGATGTTTTGCAACAGTACACGGCGGTCACCGGAACTCCGGCGATGCCCCAGATGTTTTCAATTGCCTATCATCAGTGCCGGTGGAATTACCGTGATGAGGAGGATGTTGAGCATGTGGATTCTAAGTTTGATGAGTTGGATATTCCTTATGATGTTTTGTGGCTTGACATTGAGCACACTAATGGGAAGAGGTATTTCACTTGGGACAGGACTCTTTTCCCGCACCCTGAGGAGATGCAGAAGAAGTTGGCTGATAAAGGGAGGCACATGGTTACCATTGTTGATCCTCACATTAAGCGGGACGATGATTTTTATTTGCACAAAGAGGCGTCGAAGAAGGGGTATTATGTTAAGGATTCCAGTGGCAAAGACTTTGATGGTTGGTGCTGGCCGGGTTCCTCGTCGTATCCTGATACTTTGAACCCGGAAATTAGGTCCTGGTGGGCTGATAAGTTCTCATACCAGAATTATGTTGGTTCTACGCCTTCGCTCTACATATGGAACGACATGAATGAACCTTCTGTTTTCAATGGTCCAGAG GTGACAATGCCTAGAGATGCTTTACACTACGGAGGCGTGGAACATCGAGAGTTGCATAATGCCTATGGATATTACTTCCACATGGCAACAGCTGATGGTCTAGTGAAGCGTGGTGATGGGAATGACAGGCCATTTGTTTTATCGAGAGCATTATTTGCTGGAAGTCAAAGGTATGGAGCAGTTTGGACCGGGGATAACACTGCCGAATGGGATCACCTAAGAGTTTCTATTCCTATGATTTTGACCCTTGGTCTTACTGGGATGTCATTCTCTG GTGCTGATGTTGGTGGATTTTTTGGGAATCCTGAGCCTGAGTTGTTGGTTCGTTGGTATCAGCTAGGAGCTTACTATCCTTTCTTTAGGGCCCATGCCCATCATGACACAAAAAGACGAGAACCGTGGTTGTTTGG AGAACGAAATACAGAATTGATTAAAGATGCTATACATGTTCGTTATGCGCTTCTCCCATACTTCTACACATTATTCAGGGAAGCTAACACTACTGGTGTTCCTGTGGTTCGTCCACTGTGGATGGAATTCCCATCTGATGAAGCTACTTTTAGCAATGACGAAGCTTTCATGGTTGGGAGTAGCCTTTTAGTGCAAGGGATCTATACTGAG CGAGCTAAGCATGCTTCGGTCTATTTGCCTGGAAAAGAATCCTGGTATGACCTAAGAACTGGAACTGTGTACAAGGGAGGGGTGACACACAAGCTGCAGGTTACTGAGGAGAGCATTCCAGCTTTTCAAAGAGCTGGGACCATTGTTGCTAGGAAAGACCGGTTTCGGCGAAGTTCCACTCAGATGGCAAATGATCCCTACACCCTG GTTATAGCTCTGAATAGTTCCCAATCAGCTGAAGGTGAACTCTACATTGATGATGGGAGCAGCTTTAAATTTCTGCAAGGGGCCTATATCCATAGACGTTTTATTTTCTCGAATGGGAAACTCACTTCCATAGACCTGGCACCTGCTTCAGGTAGCAATAAGCGTTATTCATCAGATGCTTTCATCGAGAGGATTATCCTGCTGGGACAAGCTTCTGGCTCAAAAAATGCACTCATTGAGCCATCAAACCAAAAGATCGATATTGAACTTGGCCCCCTCTGGTTTTTAAGGGCACGCGCACCAGCTGTTGTGACTGTACGCCAACCTAATGTCCGTGTTGCAGAAGACTGGACTATAACAGTTATTTAA